The following coding sequences lie in one Chitinispirillales bacterium ANBcel5 genomic window:
- the tssF gene encoding type VI secretion system baseplate subunit TssF, with product MIEKYYEEELRYLYESGREFANAHPDRAHYLNIDSVGDRDPYVERLFEGFAFLAARIREKLDDTFPQITEGLSNLLWPQFLQVIPSVTILQFGARTGMLQEARTIPARSEVLSGPTGPESVTCRFTTTNPVVINPIELRTFSRHTDNLNNEIMTFVFDTSTDVDWNHYDLSTIRLFLHAELPTALMVHRALTNKVKKVEIEFSTGEKYNLDPKSAITPAGISKEETLLPSVKNGFWGHNLLREYFVYHEKFLFVDINGIDELPAPSQTPPQFTVRVTTGEKLNEDNPVYPGIFKLHCCPASNIYISNVEPILKEGLKSEYRVIADASHANSVHAHSIRSVTGVDRVTGERFSYEPMYTFKNIGNNSKKTFSTRFVHTPSGNREMNIVLGGPQLKDGDLSQESLILEAWCTNGHIPREHIKEGEITSPGKGFPQFARISNITRPSLPFIPPADKELLWNFQAHLAATQASIASPETLKKYLSIYDWSGQEGRARRIQAIEDVDTEPMEFIFGGSVVRGVRFNVGLQEQAFKDIGDLHLFGLILSKFLSHYVTINSFCELVFILKPSGKTMEWNQLKGKKCLL from the coding sequence ATGATTGAAAAATATTATGAAGAAGAACTGAGATACCTGTATGAATCAGGAAGAGAGTTTGCAAATGCTCACCCTGACCGTGCCCACTATCTTAATATCGATTCCGTTGGCGACCGGGATCCGTATGTAGAACGACTATTTGAAGGCTTTGCGTTTCTGGCTGCCAGGATCAGGGAAAAGCTGGATGATACATTCCCTCAGATAACAGAAGGACTCAGTAATCTGCTTTGGCCTCAGTTTTTGCAAGTAATACCCTCTGTAACTATTCTTCAGTTTGGTGCACGCACCGGGATGCTTCAGGAAGCACGCACGATTCCTGCCCGATCAGAAGTTCTCTCTGGCCCCACAGGACCGGAATCTGTAACATGCAGGTTTACAACTACTAATCCTGTTGTGATTAATCCCATTGAACTTCGCACCTTTAGTAGGCATACTGACAATTTAAACAATGAAATCATGACGTTTGTGTTTGATACCAGCACCGATGTCGATTGGAATCACTACGATCTATCTACTATAAGGCTTTTCCTGCACGCTGAGTTACCTACTGCGCTAATGGTACACCGCGCCCTTACTAATAAGGTTAAAAAAGTGGAGATAGAATTCAGTACTGGTGAAAAATATAACCTGGATCCCAAATCTGCGATCACACCTGCTGGAATAAGTAAGGAGGAAACACTTTTACCTTCTGTTAAAAATGGATTTTGGGGACACAACCTTTTACGCGAGTATTTCGTATACCATGAAAAATTCTTATTTGTTGATATAAACGGTATAGATGAACTACCAGCTCCATCCCAAACCCCACCACAATTCACGGTCAGGGTTACTACAGGGGAAAAACTAAACGAAGATAATCCGGTTTATCCGGGCATATTCAAATTGCATTGTTGCCCGGCTTCAAACATATATATAAGCAATGTAGAGCCAATTTTAAAAGAAGGATTAAAATCTGAGTACCGTGTAATTGCAGATGCTTCCCATGCCAATTCGGTTCATGCACACAGTATTCGTTCTGTTACCGGAGTAGATAGAGTGACCGGTGAAAGGTTTTCTTATGAACCAATGTATACCTTTAAAAATATCGGCAACAACAGCAAAAAGACCTTCTCTACACGCTTTGTGCATACACCCTCGGGTAACCGTGAGATGAATATTGTTCTTGGGGGGCCTCAGTTAAAAGATGGGGATCTGAGCCAGGAGAGTCTTATTTTAGAGGCATGGTGCACAAACGGGCATATACCTAGGGAGCATATCAAAGAAGGTGAAATAACCAGTCCAGGGAAGGGATTTCCGCAGTTTGCACGAATCAGCAATATTACCCGACCTTCTCTTCCATTTATACCACCAGCAGATAAGGAGTTGTTATGGAATTTCCAGGCACATCTTGCTGCTACACAGGCAAGCATTGCTTCACCTGAGACACTTAAAAAATATTTGTCAATTTACGATTGGTCTGGGCAAGAGGGAAGAGCTAGAAGAATTCAGGCTATTGAAGATGTGGATACAGAACCTATGGAATTTATCTTTGGAGGAAGTGTTGTCAGAGGTGTTAGATTCAATGTTGGTTTACAGGAACAGGCGTTCAAAGATATTGGCGATCTACACCTCTTTGGCTTAATTCTTTCAAAATTTCTAAGTCATTACGTCACTATCAATTCATTTTGCGAATTAGTGTTCATTCTTAAACCGTCCGGTAAAACAATGGAATGGAATCAATTGAAGGGTAAAAAGTGTCTGCTTTAA
- the tssG gene encoding type VI secretion system baseplate subunit TssG translates to MSALIEKLQNRSPDFDFYQAVALLEEYFDTINTSGEKADIRCALKFSANSSIAFPHCDIASIKVDKSTGVEFFLSFMGLLGISSPLPHYFTEHGAKFSEESDALTDFLNIFDHRMYTLFYRASKKYRTVPTCTRNDQHQLINRIASLAGLNLSGNDAPDGEMLAYSGVFAGACRNADSMADIISGCLGGVEVSVEQWVPRWAVVGFAGNLGSDLILGKELMIGERIFDRSGKFRIIINIKNDKDFETYFSGSEKINKVEQIVKLFSPEPMEYDIEVRFTAEELIPVVLGFNESMLGINASCANSSQTAGAYSVVLPGKF, encoded by the coding sequence GTGTCTGCTTTAATTGAAAAACTTCAGAATAGAAGTCCTGATTTTGACTTTTATCAAGCAGTTGCTTTATTAGAGGAGTATTTTGATACGATAAATACTTCGGGAGAAAAGGCTGATATCCGGTGTGCTCTAAAATTTTCTGCTAATTCATCTATAGCTTTTCCCCATTGTGATATTGCTTCCATCAAAGTAGATAAGAGCACTGGTGTAGAGTTTTTTCTCTCCTTTATGGGACTTCTTGGTATAAGTTCGCCACTACCTCACTACTTTACCGAACACGGGGCCAAATTTTCTGAAGAATCAGATGCATTAACCGATTTTCTCAATATTTTTGACCATAGAATGTACACTCTCTTCTACAGAGCTTCCAAAAAGTATCGTACTGTACCAACCTGTACCAGAAATGACCAGCACCAACTCATAAACAGAATTGCTTCACTGGCAGGCTTAAACCTTTCAGGCAATGATGCTCCTGATGGTGAGATGCTTGCCTACTCCGGAGTATTTGCAGGCGCATGTAGAAATGCTGATTCTATGGCTGATATAATCAGCGGGTGTTTGGGTGGTGTAGAGGTTAGCGTTGAACAATGGGTTCCAAGGTGGGCTGTTGTTGGATTTGCCGGGAATTTGGGTTCTGATCTTATACTGGGGAAGGAATTAATGATAGGTGAGCGAATCTTTGACAGGTCCGGCAAATTCCGTATCATTATAAACATTAAAAACGACAAAGACTTCGAAACGTACTTTTCTGGCTCAGAAAAGATTAATAAAGTTGAACAAATTGTAAAACTTTTTTCACCCGAACCTATGGAGTATGACATAGAGGTCCGTTTTACGGCTGAAGAGTTAATACCTGTTGTACTTGGTTTTAACGAATCGATGCTCGGTATTAATGCTTCATGTGCAAATAGTTCTCAAACTGCAGGAGCTTATTCTGTTGTATTGCCTGGTAAATTCTGA
- the tssH gene encoding type VI secretion system ATPase TssH, giving the protein MVVNDIRTLLEKLNSYCQKKFQNSIGICVSNTNYELNWEHLFYSILEDADNDVVNILRANDVDSSRLKKALINEIEGFKKGNSARPTFSPTIIDLLEQAWNQATLRYNSSSIRSGMLFLAALEKMKLSYSNYAAMLRHIDEDLLKKDLLTITEKSCESESFSGKDSDDPEDIRNELEKYCKNLTAEAKDGKIDPILGRDSEIFQVIDILSRRRKNNPILVGEAGVGKTAVLEGLAQQIAGGDVPVSLRDVEIWEIDLGLLQAGASVKGEFEKRLKSIIDIAKKSAGRIILFIDEAHTLIGAGGAAGMGDAANLLKPALARGELRTCAATTWLEYRKYFEKDPALTRRFQVVKVEEPDEEKCCAMLRGIAESYESHHGVHITEEGIRAAVSLSQRFISGRQLPDKAVDVLDTAATRVKMSRTTSPPQIEKLKKDLADAQRALKTLHKDVSAGIEVDKNKLEMYESIKQGCTEKIDSITDVYNDQKACVEEIVSIQKKLLEQGENCDCAEELKTKLNELNRKYKTESGEQKFVYPHVSADICAQVIADWTGIPVGSMLKDEAKILLELNEKLNSRVKGQEFAISEISSTVRSAKTGMTNPDAPLGVFLCTGPSGVGKTECAMALADILFGGEKFSTVINMSEYQEKHTVSQLKGSPPGYVGYGEGGVLTEAVRQKPYSIIILDEVEKAHRDVLNMFYQVFDKGMMRDGEGRDINFRNTVIIMTSNLGTDTIFQAQSEGINDCKQIIEYIRPELTHHFQPALLARCNVIPFLPLTEDVLRSVIGIKLSKVENRLQQTHNAHFCYSDQVVDAIAQRCSAAQSGARNIDVVINSSLLPAISSHLLSNVGLEDNETEKVVVVDVDDSGDFTISFDQNKEVSELTGELV; this is encoded by the coding sequence ATGGTGGTGAATGATATTCGGACACTGTTGGAGAAGTTAAACAGCTATTGTCAAAAAAAGTTTCAAAATTCTATAGGTATATGTGTAAGCAATACTAACTACGAATTGAACTGGGAACATCTTTTTTATTCCATACTGGAAGATGCAGATAACGATGTTGTAAATATTTTGAGGGCTAACGATGTCGATTCTTCACGTTTAAAAAAAGCATTAATTAATGAAATTGAGGGATTTAAAAAAGGTAATAGTGCCAGACCGACCTTTTCACCTACCATAATAGATCTTCTTGAACAGGCCTGGAATCAGGCGACCTTACGTTACAACAGCTCATCTATTCGCTCCGGTATGCTTTTCCTCGCGGCACTTGAGAAGATGAAACTCTCTTACTCAAACTATGCCGCTATGCTCAGGCATATCGATGAAGATCTTTTGAAAAAAGATTTGCTGACAATAACTGAAAAATCATGCGAAAGTGAAAGCTTTTCTGGAAAAGATAGTGATGATCCTGAAGATATTAGAAATGAACTTGAGAAGTATTGTAAAAATCTTACCGCAGAAGCTAAGGATGGAAAAATCGATCCAATTCTCGGCAGAGATTCCGAAATTTTTCAGGTCATTGATATATTAAGTCGAAGAAGAAAGAATAATCCAATATTGGTTGGAGAAGCCGGTGTAGGAAAAACAGCTGTTTTAGAGGGGCTTGCACAACAAATAGCTGGTGGGGATGTGCCGGTTTCTTTGAGAGACGTTGAAATCTGGGAGATCGATTTAGGATTACTACAAGCTGGAGCAAGTGTAAAAGGGGAATTTGAGAAACGACTAAAGAGTATAATAGACATCGCAAAAAAAAGTGCGGGAAGAATAATTCTTTTTATTGATGAAGCACATACATTAATTGGGGCAGGTGGAGCCGCGGGGATGGGAGATGCTGCTAATTTACTTAAACCAGCTTTGGCCAGAGGTGAGCTTCGCACATGTGCAGCTACAACCTGGCTTGAGTATCGAAAATATTTCGAAAAAGACCCGGCACTTACACGCAGATTTCAGGTAGTTAAGGTTGAAGAGCCAGATGAGGAAAAGTGTTGTGCTATGCTAAGAGGAATAGCGGAAAGTTATGAATCTCATCACGGAGTCCATATTACAGAAGAGGGGATCAGGGCTGCAGTTTCGCTTTCACAACGTTTTATCTCTGGGAGACAGTTACCCGATAAAGCTGTTGATGTGCTTGATACTGCTGCTACAAGGGTAAAAATGAGCCGTACAACATCTCCACCTCAGATAGAAAAACTTAAAAAAGATTTGGCAGATGCTCAAAGAGCACTTAAAACGTTACATAAAGATGTTTCCGCAGGAATTGAAGTTGATAAAAATAAGCTGGAGATGTATGAAAGTATAAAACAGGGCTGCACAGAAAAAATAGATAGCATAACAGACGTTTACAACGACCAGAAAGCGTGTGTTGAAGAGATTGTTTCTATACAGAAAAAATTGCTCGAACAAGGTGAAAACTGTGATTGTGCCGAGGAACTAAAAACCAAACTTAATGAGCTTAATAGAAAGTATAAAACTGAATCCGGAGAACAGAAGTTTGTCTACCCTCATGTCTCGGCTGATATATGTGCGCAGGTCATTGCTGATTGGACCGGTATACCTGTAGGCTCTATGTTAAAAGATGAAGCAAAGATACTGCTTGAGCTTAATGAAAAATTAAATAGCCGTGTAAAGGGACAGGAGTTTGCAATATCCGAAATTTCTTCCACGGTACGCTCAGCAAAGACTGGTATGACCAATCCTGATGCGCCACTTGGTGTTTTTCTTTGCACAGGCCCTTCAGGGGTAGGTAAAACGGAATGTGCAATGGCTCTTGCAGATATACTTTTCGGTGGAGAAAAGTTCTCAACAGTTATAAATATGTCTGAATATCAGGAGAAACATACTGTTTCTCAGTTAAAAGGTTCACCTCCCGGATACGTAGGATACGGAGAAGGAGGGGTGCTTACAGAAGCTGTCAGACAAAAGCCGTATTCTATAATAATTTTGGATGAGGTTGAAAAAGCCCACAGGGATGTGCTTAATATGTTTTACCAGGTCTTTGATAAAGGCATGATGAGAGATGGTGAAGGACGTGATATTAACTTCAGAAACACCGTCATAATTATGACATCGAATTTAGGCACTGATACGATTTTTCAGGCACAATCAGAAGGAATTAATGACTGTAAACAGATAATAGAGTATATACGTCCGGAGTTAACCCATCATTTTCAGCCTGCATTATTGGCCAGATGTAATGTGATTCCATTTTTGCCACTAACAGAGGATGTGCTCCGATCAGTTATTGGGATTAAACTGAGCAAAGTTGAAAATAGATTACAGCAAACTCACAATGCGCACTTTTGCTACAGTGATCAGGTCGTGGATGCAATCGCACAAAGATGCAGTGCTGCTCAGTCTGGTGCAAGGAACATTGATGTAGTAATTAACAGCTCTCTTCTCCCCGCTATTTCTTCACACCTACTCTCAAATGTTGGATTAGAGGACAACGAAACAGAGAAAGTGGTTGTGGTTGACGTAGATGATAGTGGAGATTTCACAATCAGTTTTGATCAAAACAAAGAGGTCAGCGAGCTAACAGGCGAGCTGGTCTGA
- the tssM gene encoding type VI secretion system membrane subunit TssM translates to MGLFKKKKRKKNRKESDLLTVNQQVFSTISKEIRVATNRYVSSVKRSNLFKSSALYGNPWFMILGPEGSGKSSLIKGSGLNVPLKYPEDKDGETASGINWKFGNQAVWLDVPGKLLNRDSEDTFKAVYKSLMECRKEHSVDGIICAVDINDILNGDQENVKELAGSLRAKIDELIYFWGIELPVYVVFTKTDTVTGFYEFFKDSSVNWADQVLGATLSREQLTASPRIMFQQEYELLCNNLKALRLKLLSKAKKDEFRRLICRFVIQFEGLQSKAGDFFAELFKESEFEGKPVFKGFYFTSCKKLEMKTDKSEKEPAPSYDISNTILNHPLNPHRAANSEGDKQPSFKEVAKSKINPFFTSRLFNSIFPNGTEVLQRTHTFTRKGLIKYWSFATLFTALFVLISWYLISSFSNVLSHNENTHAQIKELMKDPQNRLEAYENLGKLGDLFETYKRYERGRIPLSFGIGFYDPTEKYDLIKDLYFTRVREYLIIPTASYLEHAIQRYSGGYGDLSAEEYSVLYRHLKSYLCMSESIAQYPDRIDTVLIREIAENGLINAILRSERLERLPANVERAIRSNFSAYCRYLKKGEMPFLQENSNLVARARRRLSRVPDARTMYESIRNQLRSSAPDFSLSDMLGSGAEGILTAQKNMSMIYTQEGWDRFVKDEVNAVTEDPFRVDWVLGSSVSEGSVPAFDRDQMRAEITQLYLNDVLNQWLDFLRFTSLEPTGDMLRSGTTLQKLSAQRGELNLLFDNFLKLTDIDVTPDENVATGALKKVAEKKGGRLAEGVRSRSGGLFSSDDPAQQLKSSIDPIRRFAQSQDRHGGLSAYQERLSVLAESILRVARSGEVTNVFDGSEQDPLLGAWRHTQNLLASMPQSVEQTLEPLLLQPLKYTGDALSTSISQEIDQKWQSEVASTFNTITGKYPFVTTDNKADFDIVMEFFRPNTGTIWGFFNRHLSPYIIKEGSGFKTRDIGALSISFKEEFFEKLQEAEQIGRVFFNADGTLRVHNIMMQPVSQNQYDAVLQIGSREYELNPTSSRVRFQWPPRDANDDFGLRIKVSNNYIDDIRYDGRWGLLKLFEAARINVVNHNRFTANWNRNVQNMLMIQFGVNVQVSGSPHPFNERVFAGFICPEKIIKTEDR, encoded by the coding sequence ATGGGACTTTTTAAGAAGAAGAAGAGAAAAAAGAACAGAAAAGAATCTGATCTTTTAACTGTTAATCAACAGGTTTTTTCAACGATTTCTAAAGAGATCCGTGTTGCCACTAATCGTTATGTAAGTAGCGTAAAACGGAGTAATCTTTTTAAAAGCAGTGCTCTATATGGAAATCCCTGGTTTATGATTTTAGGACCTGAGGGGAGCGGTAAAAGCTCACTAATTAAAGGAAGTGGGCTTAATGTACCTTTAAAGTACCCTGAGGATAAAGACGGAGAAACAGCTTCAGGTATTAACTGGAAATTTGGTAATCAGGCTGTTTGGTTAGATGTGCCAGGTAAATTACTTAACCGAGATTCAGAAGATACCTTTAAAGCGGTTTATAAATCACTGATGGAGTGTCGTAAAGAACATTCCGTAGATGGGATAATATGTGCGGTAGATATAAACGATATTCTAAACGGGGATCAGGAAAATGTAAAGGAACTGGCCGGGTCTTTAAGAGCGAAAATAGATGAGCTGATATATTTTTGGGGAATTGAACTACCTGTATACGTGGTTTTTACAAAAACCGATACTGTTACTGGCTTCTATGAATTTTTTAAAGACAGTTCGGTTAACTGGGCTGATCAGGTACTTGGTGCAACACTCTCACGAGAGCAACTTACTGCTTCACCAAGAATAATGTTCCAACAGGAATACGAGTTACTTTGCAACAATCTTAAAGCTCTTCGTTTGAAACTTTTATCTAAAGCAAAAAAAGATGAATTCAGAAGATTAATTTGTCGTTTTGTAATACAATTTGAGGGTCTTCAATCCAAAGCCGGGGATTTCTTCGCAGAGCTTTTTAAAGAGAGTGAGTTTGAAGGAAAGCCGGTATTTAAAGGGTTTTATTTCACTAGTTGTAAAAAACTTGAAATGAAGACTGATAAATCTGAAAAAGAACCAGCACCATCGTATGATATCAGTAATACTATTCTTAATCACCCCTTAAACCCCCACAGGGCTGCTAATTCGGAAGGAGATAAGCAACCATCATTTAAAGAGGTTGCAAAATCAAAGATAAATCCATTTTTTACCTCCCGTCTTTTTAACTCAATTTTCCCCAACGGCACTGAAGTTCTGCAAAGAACTCATACCTTTACCCGTAAGGGGTTGATCAAGTATTGGTCTTTTGCCACGCTTTTTACAGCCTTATTTGTTCTTATATCGTGGTATTTGATCTCTTCTTTCAGTAATGTTTTATCACACAACGAAAACACCCATGCACAAATTAAAGAACTGATGAAAGATCCCCAAAATCGTTTGGAAGCTTATGAAAACTTGGGTAAACTTGGCGACCTTTTTGAGACCTACAAACGCTATGAAAGAGGTAGGATTCCATTATCCTTTGGTATTGGTTTTTATGATCCAACCGAAAAGTATGATTTGATAAAAGATCTTTATTTTACAAGAGTAAGAGAATACCTTATTATACCAACTGCATCCTATCTTGAGCATGCTATCCAACGCTACAGCGGAGGTTACGGCGATCTTTCAGCTGAAGAATACAGTGTCTTATACCGCCATCTTAAGTCCTACCTTTGCATGTCTGAATCAATAGCACAATACCCTGATAGGATAGATACTGTGCTGATACGAGAAATTGCTGAAAACGGGTTAATCAATGCAATTTTAAGAAGTGAGCGCCTTGAGCGTCTTCCAGCAAATGTAGAAAGAGCGATAAGGAGTAACTTTAGCGCTTACTGCAGATATCTTAAAAAAGGTGAAATGCCATTTCTTCAGGAAAACTCAAACCTGGTTGCGCGGGCCAGACGAAGACTTTCAAGAGTGCCTGATGCAAGGACAATGTATGAGTCTATAAGAAATCAGCTGCGCTCTTCTGCTCCGGATTTTTCACTTTCTGATATGCTTGGGTCGGGTGCAGAAGGAATTTTGACTGCTCAAAAAAATATGAGTATGATTTATACTCAAGAGGGTTGGGACAGGTTTGTTAAAGATGAAGTTAACGCTGTTACAGAAGATCCTTTCAGGGTCGATTGGGTGCTGGGAAGTTCAGTTAGTGAAGGGTCGGTTCCAGCTTTTGACCGGGATCAGATGCGAGCAGAGATAACCCAGCTGTATCTCAACGATGTATTAAATCAATGGTTGGATTTTCTGCGCTTTACTTCGTTGGAGCCCACGGGTGATATGCTTCGTTCTGGTACTACTTTGCAGAAGTTGTCTGCACAAAGAGGTGAGCTTAATCTTTTGTTTGATAATTTTCTTAAGCTAACAGATATCGATGTAACGCCAGATGAAAATGTTGCAACGGGCGCTTTAAAAAAGGTAGCTGAGAAAAAGGGCGGACGGCTGGCCGAAGGAGTCAGATCGCGTAGTGGTGGTCTGTTTAGCTCAGACGATCCTGCTCAACAACTAAAGTCCTCTATAGATCCCATTAGAAGATTTGCACAATCTCAAGACAGGCATGGGGGACTTTCGGCTTATCAGGAGAGGCTTAGTGTTCTTGCAGAATCGATACTGAGAGTTGCAAGGTCTGGTGAAGTCACCAATGTTTTCGATGGTTCAGAACAGGATCCGCTTCTTGGTGCGTGGAGACATACCCAAAACCTTCTGGCCTCAATGCCTCAAAGTGTTGAACAGACTCTTGAACCGCTCTTGCTGCAACCGCTTAAATACACCGGCGATGCTTTAAGTACCTCCATCTCACAGGAAATTGATCAGAAATGGCAAAGTGAAGTGGCCTCTACCTTTAATACAATCACCGGAAAGTATCCCTTTGTTACCACCGATAATAAGGCCGATTTTGATATTGTGATGGAGTTTTTTCGCCCCAATACGGGTACGATTTGGGGATTTTTCAATCGCCATCTCTCTCCATATATCATAAAAGAGGGCAGTGGCTTTAAAACCCGTGATATAGGAGCTCTTTCTATATCTTTTAAAGAGGAGTTTTTTGAAAAACTACAAGAGGCTGAGCAGATAGGGAGAGTCTTTTTTAATGCTGATGGAACACTTAGAGTCCATAATATTATGATGCAACCAGTCTCTCAAAATCAGTATGACGCGGTTTTGCAAATAGGCTCCAGGGAGTATGAGCTAAACCCAACCAGTTCAAGGGTACGCTTCCAGTGGCCCCCAAGAGATGCAAATGATGATTTTGGTTTACGAATTAAGGTTAGCAATAATTATATTGATGATATAAGGTATGATGGTAGATGGGGGTTACTAAAACTCTTTGAAGCTGCCAGGATTAATGTCGTTAATCACAACAGATTTACTGCTAACTGGAATAGAAATGTTCAAAACATGCTGATGATTCAATTTGGGGTTAATGTCCAGGTCTCCGGGTCACCCCATCCTTTTAATGAACGGGTGTTTGCGGGCTTTATCTGTCCGGAAAAAATTATTAAAACTGAAGATCGTTAA
- a CDS encoding lipopolysaccharide biosynthesis protein: MNKQPPISSENRTETDSKQQSYGLITARSTVVITIAKLIRYGFAFFTQALLINLLTPVEFGLIKYVTVILGVVNVISTSGLTTAIIQKKELTDKEIGPLFLFNGIFCLFLYCILYSAAPYLSTLFSVSELTSLIRVGSLAVPIGGASTVHRALMQRRLKFKTHSMIEITSAIISSLCSLIFALIGLGVWALIWSLLIFHLFNSLISFIVLRELKIKNYQISFAFPIILSSSVFMLQKIIGYFNTNIDNLIIGRVFGPETLGVYTISYDIISIPNIAFGVVLTSVLLSVFSRLQDDNKRISTAYCKIMLFVTSISTIYYVLIGICSAELIATITFFRPNNNWDQSISVLRYLSILGITYAYSGYPGFILIPKKKLKLLIIWYSMMFILASIAVVIGSNYGVEGVCAALIAKTIITIPILMYILKKVAQISPVEYLYSLLPSFVCALFSAVIILGVQFFFTNVYPLNDFFRLLLCAGIGLVVYMCLFLLLFRNKVNLLINYLKPQK, from the coding sequence TTGAATAAACAACCTCCCATTTCTTCTGAAAATCGTACAGAAACTGATTCTAAGCAGCAAAGTTATGGGTTAATTACAGCGAGATCTACTGTTGTAATAACCATTGCAAAGCTGATTAGGTATGGTTTTGCTTTTTTTACACAGGCATTACTCATAAACCTTTTAACTCCTGTTGAATTTGGTTTAATAAAGTATGTTACTGTTATACTTGGTGTTGTTAATGTAATCTCAACATCTGGTCTTACCACAGCTATAATTCAAAAAAAGGAACTTACGGACAAGGAGATAGGACCATTATTTCTATTCAATGGTATTTTTTGCCTATTTCTGTATTGTATCCTTTATAGTGCTGCACCCTATCTAAGCACGCTTTTTTCTGTTTCTGAATTGACGAGTTTAATAAGGGTTGGTTCATTAGCTGTTCCAATCGGAGGTGCTTCCACTGTACACAGAGCGTTGATGCAACGCAGGCTGAAATTTAAAACGCACTCCATGATTGAAATCACAAGTGCCATAATCAGTTCCTTGTGTTCACTTATATTTGCACTGATTGGTTTAGGGGTATGGGCACTTATTTGGTCATTGTTGATTTTTCACCTTTTTAATTCATTGATTAGTTTCATCGTTTTGCGTGAGCTAAAAATTAAAAATTATCAAATAAGCTTTGCCTTTCCGATCATACTATCATCATCAGTATTTATGCTTCAAAAAATCATCGGATATTTCAACACAAATATCGATAATCTGATTATAGGTAGAGTTTTTGGACCAGAAACACTTGGTGTATATACCATTTCCTATGATATCATTTCGATTCCAAACATAGCTTTTGGTGTTGTTTTAACTTCTGTATTACTCTCAGTTTTTTCCCGCCTCCAGGATGATAACAAAAGAATTAGTACTGCTTACTGCAAGATAATGTTGTTTGTAACAAGTATATCCACTATTTATTACGTCTTAATTGGTATCTGTTCTGCTGAATTAATTGCAACGATTACCTTTTTTAGACCTAATAACAATTGGGATCAGTCCATTAGTGTGCTTAGATATCTGTCTATACTTGGAATTACTTATGCATACAGCGGTTATCCGGGCTTCATTTTGATTCCCAAAAAGAAGCTAAAGCTGTTGATCATATGGTATTCCATGATGTTTATTTTGGCTTCTATAGCTGTGGTTATTGGTTCAAACTATGGAGTTGAGGGCGTTTGTGCTGCGCTTATAGCTAAAACTATAATTACAATTCCGATTCTTATGTATATTCTGAAAAAAGTCGCACAAATTTCTCCTGTTGAATATTTGTATTCACTACTACCTTCTTTTGTCTGTGCCTTGTTTTCTGCAGTTATAATTCTGGGTGTTCAGTTTTTCTTCACTAACGTTTATCCGTTGAATGATTTTTTTAGACTTTTATTATGCGCTGGTATCGGTTTAGTGGTATATATGTGCCTTTTTCTATTATTATTTCGGAATAAAGTTAATTTGTTAATTAACTATTTAAAACCTCAAAAATAA